A genome region from Geobacter pickeringii includes the following:
- a CDS encoding alginate export family protein, translating into MTVRHHTSWFCAITVLMMAFPMTPASGETGAALQPPPYRLNRADEDYRYLRDPANRSDFWDPVKYVPLDGAGSWYLSLGGEARERYEYFNHPAWGQNPQDHGYLLQRYFIHGDLHMGEHVRFFSQLQSSLEDGRKGGPRPSDEDELDLHQAFLDVKLDLGGDSTFTLRSGRQELAYGTQRIISVREGPNVRQSFDGFRVIYRGGDIQIDGFAAKPAQTNRHVFDDGPDNAKALWGVYSVLPLPLLPKGNIDLYYIGLFRRQASFGQGTARETRHSVGTRIWRTTAPLDYNFEFLYQWGSFGKGDISAWTAASDTGYTFGALPLRPRIGLRADIASGDEDPANPDLQAFNPLFPKGAYFSEAGLIGPVNFIDLNPCVDLHLTDHTTLIFDWDFFWRESTRDGLYNSALARVRSGRTSDAHYIGSMPQAQLFWDIDRHLSFTAIYGHFFAGRFLKESGPGEDVDYVTTWLAYKF; encoded by the coding sequence ACGAGCTGGTTTTGCGCCATCACCGTTCTGATGATGGCGTTTCCCATGACACCGGCATCTGGCGAAACGGGAGCGGCCCTCCAGCCCCCTCCCTACCGACTGAACCGCGCCGACGAGGATTACCGCTACCTGCGCGACCCCGCAAATCGCAGCGACTTCTGGGACCCGGTCAAATACGTACCGCTCGACGGCGCCGGCAGCTGGTACCTCTCCCTTGGCGGGGAGGCGCGGGAGAGATACGAATACTTCAATCACCCCGCCTGGGGGCAGAACCCGCAGGACCACGGCTATCTCCTCCAACGCTACTTCATTCACGGCGACCTGCACATGGGAGAACACGTCCGCTTTTTCAGCCAGCTCCAGAGCAGTCTGGAAGATGGACGGAAAGGCGGCCCACGCCCATCTGACGAAGATGAGCTCGACCTGCACCAGGCGTTCCTCGACGTGAAGCTGGATCTGGGCGGGGATTCAACATTTACCCTGCGTTCAGGCCGGCAAGAGTTGGCGTATGGCACTCAGCGCATCATATCGGTGAGGGAAGGGCCGAACGTGCGCCAGAGTTTCGACGGTTTTCGGGTCATCTACCGGGGGGGTGATATTCAGATCGATGGCTTCGCCGCAAAACCGGCCCAGACCAACCGCCATGTCTTCGACGACGGGCCGGACAATGCCAAGGCCCTCTGGGGAGTGTATTCGGTGCTTCCCTTGCCGCTTCTCCCCAAGGGGAACATCGATCTCTACTACATCGGCCTGTTTCGCCGCCAGGCGAGCTTTGGCCAGGGAACTGCCCGTGAGACGCGGCATTCGGTGGGGACCAGGATATGGCGCACCACGGCCCCCCTCGACTATAACTTCGAGTTCCTCTATCAATGGGGAAGCTTTGGCAAGGGTGATATCAGTGCCTGGACGGCTGCATCCGACACCGGCTACACCTTTGGAGCGCTTCCGCTCCGCCCGCGCATCGGCCTGCGGGCGGACATCGCCAGCGGCGACGAGGACCCGGCGAACCCGGACCTCCAGGCTTTCAACCCGCTCTTCCCGAAGGGGGCCTATTTCAGCGAGGCGGGCCTGATCGGTCCGGTCAACTTCATTGACCTGAACCCCTGTGTCGACCTCCATCTCACTGACCACACCACCCTTATCTTCGACTGGGATTTTTTCTGGCGGGAGAGCACCCGTGACGGCCTGTACAACAGCGCTCTTGCCCGGGTCCGCTCCGGCAGGACGAGCGACGCCCATTACATCGGGAGCATGCCCCAGGCGCAATTGTTCTGGGATATTGACCGTCATCTGTCGTTCACCGCGATATACGGTCATTTTTTTGCAGGCCGTTTCCTGAAGGAGAGCGGCCCCGGAGAGGATGTGGACTACGTAACGACGTGGCTAGCCTACAAGTTCTGA
- a CDS encoding formate dehydrogenase subunit gamma, with translation MKRDPDMLPRFTASERVNHWLVAIIFFLMTLSGLVFFQPLYYPLNQLFGGGTWARILHPFFGVVMILFFGGMFFRFRKLSAMTPIDWEWLRHLRAMASGDDRNMPEAGKLNGGQKLMFWSLVTCMVLLVLSGIVIWRAYFSFLFPAFLVRFAAVVHAAAGVVMIALIMVHIYVAFWTKESIDAMLHGTVRKVWAKQHHPAWYREMTGGGK, from the coding sequence ATGAAACGAGATCCTGACATGCTGCCCCGTTTTACGGCCTCGGAGCGGGTCAACCACTGGCTGGTCGCCATCATCTTCTTTCTGATGACCCTGTCGGGGCTGGTGTTTTTCCAACCGCTCTACTACCCCCTGAACCAGCTGTTCGGCGGCGGCACCTGGGCGCGCATCCTTCATCCCTTTTTCGGAGTAGTCATGATCCTCTTCTTTGGCGGCATGTTTTTCCGCTTCCGAAAGCTGAGTGCCATGACGCCGATTGATTGGGAATGGCTGCGCCATCTCCGCGCCATGGCGAGCGGTGACGACCGGAACATGCCCGAGGCGGGGAAGCTGAACGGCGGTCAGAAGCTGATGTTCTGGTCGCTGGTAACCTGCATGGTGCTGCTCGTGCTGTCCGGCATCGTGATCTGGCGCGCCTATTTCTCGTTCCTGTTCCCCGCTTTCCTGGTCCGCTTCGCCGCCGTGGTGCATGCGGCAGCGGGGGTGGTGATGATCGCCCTGATCATGGTTCACATTTACGTGGCTTTCTGGACCAAGGAGAGCATCGACGCCATGCTGCACGGCACGGTCAGGAAGGTCTGGGCAAAACAGCACCATCCCGCATGGTACCGGGAGATGACCGGAGGGGGGAAATGA
- the fdxH gene encoding formate dehydrogenase subunit beta, which translates to MALQSLDIIRRSATSTPSPGQRRTLEVAKLIDVTKCIGCKACQVACMEWNDTRDAVGTNHGVLDNPADLTADSWTVMRYSEVETDRGLEWLIRKDGCMHCGNPGCLKACPAPGAIVQYSNGIVDFHEENCIGCGYCITGCPFNIPRLSERDSKVYKCTLCSDRVASGLEPACVKTCPTGAIVFGSKEDMLHHAEGRIADLRERGFARAGLYDPKGVEGTHVMYVLHHADKPELYSGLPGNPTIGPMVELWKGAAKPLASLGLAAIGVGAFFHYVAKGPNEVVADGKEGEDETRS; encoded by the coding sequence ATGGCACTGCAATCACTCGACATCATCCGCCGTTCCGCTACCTCCACGCCATCTCCCGGCCAGCGCCGGACCCTGGAGGTGGCCAAGCTGATCGACGTCACCAAGTGCATCGGCTGCAAGGCGTGCCAGGTGGCATGCATGGAGTGGAACGACACCCGCGACGCCGTCGGCACCAACCATGGCGTGCTCGACAACCCGGCGGACCTCACCGCCGACTCCTGGACCGTGATGCGCTACAGCGAGGTGGAGACCGACCGGGGGCTGGAATGGCTGATCCGCAAGGACGGCTGCATGCACTGCGGCAATCCGGGGTGCCTCAAGGCGTGCCCGGCGCCGGGGGCCATCGTGCAGTACAGCAACGGCATCGTGGATTTCCACGAGGAAAACTGCATCGGCTGCGGCTACTGCATCACCGGCTGCCCGTTCAACATCCCGCGCCTGTCAGAGCGGGACAGCAAGGTCTACAAGTGCACCCTCTGCTCCGACCGGGTGGCGTCGGGGCTGGAACCGGCCTGCGTCAAGACCTGCCCCACCGGGGCCATCGTGTTCGGCAGCAAGGAGGACATGCTCCATCATGCCGAGGGGCGGATCGCGGACCTCAGGGAACGGGGGTTTGCCAGGGCCGGGCTCTACGACCCGAAGGGGGTGGAAGGGACCCACGTGATGTACGTGCTGCATCACGCCGACAAGCCGGAACTCTATAGCGGTCTCCCCGGGAATCCTACCATCGGCCCCATGGTCGAGCTCTGGAAGGGGGCCGCCAAGCCGCTGGCCTCTCTCGGCCTGGCGGCCATCGGTGTTGGCGCCTTTTTCCACTACGTGGCCAAGGGACCCAACGAGGTCGTGGCGGATGGGAAGGAGGGTGAAGATGAAACGAGATCCTGA
- the fdnG gene encoding formate dehydrogenase-N subunit alpha: MQVTRRQFFKVCAGGLGASSAAALGFPVNAQAEVRAFKLAKSSETRNTCPYCSVSCGLIMHSLGDRAKNAEPAIFHIEGDPDHPVNRGTLCPKGAGLVDFIHSPDRLRYPEYRAPGSSQWQRISWEEAFTKVARLMKDDRDKNFIAQNGSGATVNRWTTTSFLAASASSNETGWITHKVIRSTGMLGFDNQARVUHGPTVASLAPTFGRGAMTNHWVDIRNANVIIVMGGNAAEAHPCGFKWVTEAKAHNHAKFIVIDPRFTRSASVADLYAPIRTGTDITFLGGVINYLLTTGKIQHEYVKAYTNAPLIVNEGYRFEDGLFSGYDAANRSYDRSSWAYEMGPDGYAKIDETLQHPRCVLNLMKQHYSRYTPEMVTNICGTPRELFLKICEILAGTSVPNRTATFMYALGWTQHSVGSQIIRTAALVQLLLGNIGMAGGGINALRGHSNIQGLTDLGLLSNLLPGYLTLPGEKETDYQAYIGKRTPKPLRPNQFNYWSNYPKFHVSLMKSWFGDSATKENNWCYDWLPKLDVEYDIMRQFELMGQGKMNGYFCQGFNPLAAIPNKAKLIKGLSQLKYLVVIDPLATETSCFWENHGEHNDVAPPKIATEVIRLPSTCFAEEDGSLTNSGRWLQWHWKGAEPPGDAKGDAEIMAGIFLTLRELYKKEGGAFPDPLLNLTWNYKMAHSPHPEELAREYNGKALADLTDPKDPTRVIVQKGQQLDGYGQLKDDGTTACGCWLFSGSFTEKGNMMARRDNADPSGLGNTPNWAFSWPANRRIMYNRASCDPAGKPWDPNRRVIWWDGAKWTGIDVPDFKPDSPPGDGMNPFIMQPEGVGRLFALDKMAEGPFPEHYEPFETPIGTNPLHPKVISNPAARVFKDDWAMFGKNTDYPYAATTYRLTEHFHFWTKHTRLAAIMQPEQFVEISEELAREKGIRAGDWVKVRSARGFIKAKAVVTKRIKPLQVNGTTVHHVGIPLHWGFKGVAKSGYLANTLTPFVGDANSQTPEFKSFLVNIEKA; this comes from the coding sequence ATGCAAGTGACGCGACGGCAATTTTTCAAGGTTTGTGCCGGGGGGCTGGGGGCTTCCAGTGCCGCGGCATTGGGCTTTCCGGTCAATGCACAGGCAGAAGTGCGCGCCTTCAAGCTGGCCAAAAGCTCCGAGACCCGCAACACCTGCCCCTACTGCTCGGTGAGTTGCGGCCTGATCATGCACAGCCTGGGGGACCGGGCGAAAAACGCCGAGCCCGCCATCTTCCACATCGAGGGGGACCCGGACCATCCGGTGAACCGCGGCACCCTCTGCCCCAAGGGGGCGGGGCTGGTGGACTTCATCCACAGTCCGGACCGGCTCAGGTACCCGGAATACCGCGCCCCCGGTTCCAGCCAGTGGCAGCGCATCTCCTGGGAAGAGGCGTTTACCAAGGTCGCCCGGCTCATGAAGGATGACCGGGACAAGAACTTCATCGCCCAAAACGGCAGCGGCGCCACGGTCAACCGCTGGACCACCACCAGCTTCCTGGCCGCCTCCGCCTCCAGCAACGAGACCGGCTGGATCACCCACAAGGTCATCCGCAGCACCGGGATGCTGGGGTTCGACAACCAGGCCCGGGTCTGACACGGCCCCACGGTGGCCAGTTTGGCCCCCACATTCGGCCGCGGCGCCATGACCAACCACTGGGTGGACATCAGGAACGCCAACGTCATCATCGTCATGGGGGGCAACGCCGCCGAGGCGCACCCCTGTGGCTTCAAATGGGTAACGGAGGCCAAGGCCCACAACCACGCCAAGTTCATCGTGATCGACCCCCGCTTCACCCGTTCGGCATCGGTGGCCGACCTGTACGCGCCGATCCGCACCGGCACGGACATCACCTTCCTGGGAGGGGTGATCAACTACCTCCTCACCACCGGGAAGATTCAGCACGAGTACGTGAAGGCCTACACCAACGCCCCCCTGATCGTGAACGAGGGGTACCGGTTTGAGGATGGCCTCTTCTCGGGCTACGACGCGGCGAACCGCTCCTACGACCGCAGCAGTTGGGCCTACGAGATGGGGCCGGACGGCTACGCGAAGATCGACGAGACGCTCCAACACCCTCGCTGCGTGCTCAACCTGATGAAGCAGCACTATTCCCGCTATACGCCTGAGATGGTGACGAACATCTGCGGCACCCCCAGGGAGCTGTTCCTCAAGATCTGCGAGATCCTCGCCGGCACCTCCGTCCCCAACAGGACCGCCACCTTCATGTACGCCCTGGGGTGGACCCAGCATTCGGTCGGTTCCCAGATCATCCGCACCGCGGCCCTGGTGCAGCTCCTCCTGGGGAACATCGGCATGGCCGGCGGCGGCATCAACGCCCTGCGCGGCCATTCCAACATCCAGGGGCTCACCGATCTGGGGCTTCTCTCCAACCTCCTCCCCGGTTACCTGACGCTCCCGGGCGAGAAGGAGACCGACTACCAGGCATACATCGGCAAGCGCACCCCCAAGCCGCTCCGCCCCAACCAGTTCAACTACTGGTCCAACTATCCCAAGTTCCACGTCAGCCTGATGAAGTCCTGGTTCGGCGATAGCGCCACGAAGGAGAACAACTGGTGTTACGACTGGCTCCCCAAGCTGGACGTGGAGTACGACATCATGCGGCAGTTCGAGCTGATGGGACAGGGGAAGATGAACGGCTACTTCTGCCAGGGGTTCAACCCCCTGGCCGCGATCCCCAACAAGGCCAAGCTGATCAAGGGGCTCTCGCAGCTGAAGTACCTGGTGGTGATCGACCCCCTGGCCACGGAAACCTCCTGTTTCTGGGAGAACCATGGCGAACACAACGATGTGGCCCCCCCCAAGATCGCAACCGAGGTAATCCGCCTCCCCTCCACCTGCTTCGCCGAGGAGGACGGATCGCTGACCAACTCCGGGCGCTGGCTGCAATGGCACTGGAAGGGGGCCGAACCGCCGGGTGACGCCAAGGGGGACGCGGAAATCATGGCCGGCATCTTCCTTACCCTGCGGGAACTGTACAAAAAGGAAGGGGGCGCGTTCCCCGACCCGCTCCTGAATCTCACCTGGAACTACAAAATGGCCCACTCCCCACACCCCGAAGAGCTGGCCAGGGAGTACAACGGCAAGGCCCTGGCGGACCTGACCGATCCCAAGGACCCCACCAGAGTCATCGTACAGAAGGGGCAGCAACTGGACGGCTACGGCCAGCTCAAGGACGACGGCACCACCGCCTGCGGCTGCTGGCTCTTCTCCGGCTCGTTCACCGAGAAGGGGAACATGATGGCGCGGCGGGACAACGCAGACCCCTCGGGGTTGGGGAACACCCCCAACTGGGCCTTTTCCTGGCCCGCCAACCGGCGGATCATGTATAACCGTGCCTCGTGCGATCCGGCCGGCAAACCGTGGGACCCGAACCGCCGGGTGATCTGGTGGGATGGCGCCAAGTGGACCGGCATCGATGTGCCGGACTTCAAACCCGACTCACCTCCCGGCGACGGGATGAACCCCTTCATCATGCAGCCCGAGGGGGTTGGGCGGCTGTTTGCCCTGGACAAGATGGCGGAAGGGCCCTTCCCGGAGCATTACGAGCCCTTCGAGACCCCCATCGGCACCAACCCGCTGCATCCCAAGGTGATCAGCAACCCGGCAGCCCGGGTGTTCAAGGATGACTGGGCAATGTTCGGCAAGAACACCGACTATCCCTACGCCGCCACCACCTACCGTCTCACCGAGCACTTCCACTTCTGGACCAAGCACACCAGGCTGGCGGCCATCATGCAGCCGGAGCAGTTCGTGGAGATCAGCGAGGAACTGGCCAGGGAGAAGGGGATCAGGGCCGGGGACTGGGTCAAGGTCAGATCCGCCCGCGGCTTCATCAAGGCAAAGGCGGTGGTGACCAAGCGGATCAAGCCGCTCCAGGTCAACGGCACAACCGTCCACCATGTGGGTATTCCGCTCCACTGGGGCTTCAAGGGGGTCGCTAAAAGCGGCTACCTGGCCAATACCCTGACGCCGTTCGTGGGGGATGCCAATTCCCAGACACCGGAGTTCAAGTCGTTTTTGGTGAACATCGAGAAGGCATAG
- the fdhE gene encoding formate dehydrogenase accessory protein FdhE, with the protein MNTETRIVEPGQMEAPLAAIRFLLLPGRDLFARRAERLRHLAAGHPLEEYLTFLALLAEAQQTALDQFPAPPLPDPDEQSLCRSHGMPLLAARSWRRDPVWREGLAAILHQLQDAVLPAAARETVNGLLHAGKTAVEAANLVLSGDLQAVPPRELPFVAAALQVYWVRMASLLGEQPFGRLEEVGVCPVCGSHPNVGIVHGKGAEQGLRYLCCSLCASQWHMVRIKCSSCDSTRGIDYYIVEGSNGAAKAECCEDCGIYLKLLYLEKESEMEAMADDLATLGLDMLMAEKGKSRVGPNLFFHPGAV; encoded by the coding sequence ATGAACACGGAAACCCGTATTGTCGAGCCGGGCCAGATGGAGGCGCCGCTGGCGGCAATCCGCTTTCTCCTCCTTCCGGGCCGGGACCTGTTTGCGCGGCGCGCCGAACGCCTTCGGCACCTCGCCGCAGGCCATCCCCTGGAGGAATACCTGACCTTCCTGGCCTTGCTGGCGGAGGCGCAACAGACGGCCCTGGACCAATTCCCGGCCCCGCCCCTCCCCGATCCTGACGAGCAGTCACTCTGTCGCAGCCATGGCATGCCCCTTCTGGCAGCCCGTTCATGGCGCCGGGACCCTGTCTGGCGGGAGGGATTGGCCGCCATCCTCCACCAATTGCAGGATGCCGTGCTGCCGGCGGCTGCGCGGGAGACAGTCAACGGCCTGCTCCATGCCGGCAAAACGGCGGTGGAGGCGGCGAATCTAGTCCTGAGTGGCGACCTGCAAGCCGTCCCGCCCCGGGAACTGCCGTTCGTTGCCGCCGCCCTGCAGGTCTACTGGGTGCGGATGGCGTCCCTCCTTGGGGAACAGCCGTTCGGCCGGCTGGAGGAGGTGGGGGTGTGCCCGGTATGCGGGTCACACCCGAACGTCGGTATCGTGCATGGCAAAGGGGCTGAACAGGGGCTGCGCTACCTCTGCTGCTCCCTCTGCGCCTCCCAGTGGCACATGGTGCGGATCAAATGCAGCAGTTGCGACTCGACGCGCGGGATCGACTACTACATAGTCGAAGGTTCCAACGGAGCAGCCAAGGCGGAATGCTGCGAGGATTGCGGCATATACCTGAAACTGCTCTACCTGGAGAAGGAGAGCGAAATGGAGGCGATGGCCGATGATCTGGCCACCCTGGGACTGGATATGCTGATGGCGGAGAAGGGGAAGTCGCGGGTCGGCCCGAACCTGTTTTTTCATCCCGGTGCGGTTTGA